The sequence GCCTCTGGCGCAAACAACGAATTATTTAAGCGTTTCTTCCATACTATGCTGGAAAAAGGTATTTACCTGCCTCCTTCCGCATTCGAAAGCTGGTTCGTAAGTAATGCTTTGACAATCGAAGATCTGGACGAAACAATTGCAGCCGCAAAAAGCGCAATTGCGTCCCTGAAATAGTTAACAATTCAAATCCTGTGCAGAGTGGAAAAACGCCCCGGTCAAGTCGGGGCGTTTATTTTTTTATTTACACTTGTGTCAGCGTTTTTTATTTACGCTTGTGAGTGCGTTTCTTTATTTTCACTAGTAAGAGCGCTTTTTATTTACGCTTGTGTGAGAGTAACCACGGTATTAAATCCGGTTCGGCAAAAGCATTGTCCCAGCTATTGTGACCTACACCCGGGTATTCTGAATATTTTACTTCAGCTTTCAATCCTTTCAGTGCTGCATAATAATCCCTTGAACCTTTCACAGGTACGGCAGGATCTGCATCTCCATGGAATATCCAGACAGGCACCGTTTTGAATTTCTTTGCATTTTCCACATTCCCTGCACCGCAGATGGGGAAGCCAGCCGCCCACTTTTGCGGGTAGCGTGCCAGCAGGTCGAATGTACCCATGCCTCCCAGCGATAATCCGCCGATATAGACTTTCTTAGTATCGATCTTGCCTGTTTTATTTAAACTGTCTACCAACTCTCCTACTAATCTGCCGGATGCGGTAGGGGGTGCATCAGCGGGGAACATACGGCCATTATCTGAGCGTTCGAACGGCCCCCAGGTAGAATCGTTGGGAAGTTGCGGGAAGATGACGAAGGCAGGGTATTTATCACGAATGGAGTCTTTTAAAAAAAGTGCACCACCATGTGTGAGTTGGGCAGCATTGTCACGGCCACGTTCACCTGATCCATGCAGGAATACGATAAGGGGGTATTTTTTATGGATATCGTAGTGTAAAGGTGTGAGCATACGGTAGCGAAGGGTATCACCATTGTGAATGTATTCTTCGTAACTGTATGCGCTGTAATCGGGTGTCTGTGCTTTGGCGAAAGATACTATTATGCATAGCAGCAGGGTACAAATTGTTTTCATCATGGAATAAACGTTATGCACCTAAAGTAATAAAAAAGGGGATCGATTGATCCCCTTTTTCTTAATATTTCAATACAAAGTGTTGTTTTATCTTCATATCCGGCAGGAAAAACACCAAACCGATAAAGAACAAATCGATCGTAAAGGTTACCCGTGGATGATCCTGGATCGTTTTCCATGCTTTCTCCATATCCTCCGTCCAGTGAATATCATCGAAGATAAAAATGGAATGATCATGTGCTTTGGCGAGACACTGTTCAAAGTATTCCAGTGTAGGTACAGAGCGATGGTTCCCATCAATGAATACATAGTCTACCTGTGGCAACTCATCCAGCACACCTGCCAGTACATAGTCAAAATTTCCTACCCGCTGGGTGATATTCTGTAATCCCAGTGACTGAAAATTCTTCCCTGCCTTTGCCGCAATATTCGGACAACCTTCTATCGTATAGACTTTCGCATCCGGTGCGGCTGCCTTTGCCATATAAGAAGTAGACAACCCCATAGAAGTACCCAGTTCCAGTAAATACTTTGGCTGGTAATATTGAATGAGTCTGTAAAATAACTGTCCGAACCTAGGCGGCTTGGCCGCATGCTTTGTAATATCTCTCACTGCCCGCTCATTGCCGGCATTCATAAGCGACCCTGCACCCAGATCGGTGACCTGCAGGGTTTCATTACTCTTTAACAGCTCTTTCCGCAGTTGTTCAACTACTTTAAAATCCGCAGGTTGGCTTTTATCCCTCAGTACATCTTCTATCATAGCGTACACAAACGGAGAGTGCACATCATGCCGGTTACCGGCTGTGAAGTAGTAATTCAGGTATTTTTTAGCAAGTTGCCACTGTACATTCATCTGATTAATAAATTTTCGCCCGGATCAGCCCCATTTTATGGAAGCGGTGTTGCAATGATACGCGCAATACCCCTAATCCGTATATACTGCTTCTTTTAAAGTTGATACTGGATGCCTCATCAAAGTACTTGGTAGGGCAGGTTACCTCCCCTATTTCGTATCCTTTCATAAAGATCTGGGACAACATCTCATTATCAAAGATAAAATCGTCATTGTCAGCCATATAGTTGATATCCCTGAGTACGGTCGCTGAAAATGCACGGTAACCGGTGTGGTATTCACTCAGTTTTTCGTTCATGAGCAGGTTCTGAAACAGGGTCAGGAACCGGTTAAAGAAGTACTTATAACCTGGCATTCCACCTTTTAAGGCCCCTTTTCCAAGGATCCTGGAGCCGAGCACTACCGGGTAAACATCATTGGCAATGATCGAGCTCATGGCAATGATCAGCTTGGGAGTGTACTGGTAATCAGGATGTAACATGATTACAATATCCGCGCCTAATTCCAGGGCTTTGTTGTAACAGGATTTCTGGTTTCCGCCATATCCTTTATTATTATCATGGCGGATGATATGTTGGATACCTAATTTTTTTCCAACGGCGACGGTATCATCCTTACTGGCGTCGTCAACCAGTACTACCTCATCAACTATATCAAATGGTATTTCCTGGTAAGTTTTTTCCAGTGTTAATGCAGCGTTGTAGGCAGGTAATACCACCACTATCTTTTTATTGTTCAGCATGAAAGTGGATAATTTGGTCGCAAAGGTAATAAAGTAGTTGAAAGACTGACAATTTCAACTTAGTATAAATTGTTATCTTTGTGCCAAAATGTATTTTGGCACCATATTTTCTTAACGTTTAGGTTGATATAGTTCCAAAATGCTACTAATAGCATGCTAATTC is a genomic window of Chitinophaga sp. LS1 containing:
- a CDS encoding dienelactone hydrolase family protein, which encodes MMKTICTLLLCIIVSFAKAQTPDYSAYSYEEYIHNGDTLRYRMLTPLHYDIHKKYPLIVFLHGSGERGRDNAAQLTHGGALFLKDSIRDKYPAFVIFPQLPNDSTWGPFERSDNGRMFPADAPPTASGRLVGELVDSLNKTGKIDTKKVYIGGLSLGGMGTFDLLARYPQKWAAGFPICGAGNVENAKKFKTVPVWIFHGDADPAVPVKGSRDYYAALKGLKAEVKYSEYPGVGHNSWDNAFAEPDLIPWLLSHKRK
- a CDS encoding O-methyltransferase, with the protein product MNVQWQLAKKYLNYYFTAGNRHDVHSPFVYAMIEDVLRDKSQPADFKVVEQLRKELLKSNETLQVTDLGAGSLMNAGNERAVRDITKHAAKPPRFGQLFYRLIQYYQPKYLLELGTSMGLSTSYMAKAAAPDAKVYTIEGCPNIAAKAGKNFQSLGLQNITQRVGNFDYVLAGVLDELPQVDYVFIDGNHRSVPTLEYFEQCLAKAHDHSIFIFDDIHWTEDMEKAWKTIQDHPRVTFTIDLFFIGLVFFLPDMKIKQHFVLKY
- a CDS encoding glycosyltransferase family 2 protein, producing MLNNKKIVVVLPAYNAALTLEKTYQEIPFDIVDEVVLVDDASKDDTVAVGKKLGIQHIIRHDNNKGYGGNQKSCYNKALELGADIVIMLHPDYQYTPKLIIAMSSIIANDVYPVVLGSRILGKGALKGGMPGYKYFFNRFLTLFQNLLMNEKLSEYHTGYRAFSATVLRDINYMADNDDFIFDNEMLSQIFMKGYEIGEVTCPTKYFDEASSINFKRSSIYGLGVLRVSLQHRFHKMGLIRAKIY